Sequence from the Thermomonas sp. HDW16 genome:
TAACGCACGCATGCGGCATCGGTTGACGCTGTTCATGCGTTGATCCGCCCCAGCCGATGGCACACGGGCTTGACGCCACCGGCAGCTAGAATCGCGTATCCCCGCGACGAGCCCCATCGATGACACCGAGCTTCCGCCGTTCCCTGTTTCCGTGCCTGTTGCTGGCCATGCTGCTGTCGGCGTGCGGCAAGGATGAGGCCGCCAAGCAGGGTGGCCCTGGCGGTCGTGGTGGCGGCCCGGTGCCGGTGGTGGTTGAAACCGTACGCATGCAGGATTGGACGGACGCATTGCGCGCGCTGGGCACGGTGCACGCGCGCGAGGCGGTGACCGTCACCGCCAAGGTCAGCGAGACCGTGCAGCAGGTGCATTTCGACAGCGGCCAGCAGGTCGCGCGCGGTGCGCCGCTGGTGACGCTCAGCGGCCAGCAACAGCTGGCCTCGCTGGCCTCCGCCGAGGCCACCGCAAAAGAAGCCGAGCAGTTGTACAAGCGGCAGGAACAACTGGCGAACCAGCAACTGGTCGCGCGCGCCTCGCTCGACGCGCAGCGCGCCACCCGCGACGCCGCGCGCGCGCAGGTCGCGCAGATCCGCGCCAACCTGTCCGACCGGGTGATCCGTGCGCCGTTCGCCGGCGTGCTCGGCATTCGCCAGGTCAGCCCGGGCGCGCTGGTCACCCCGGGCACGATGATCGCCACGCTGGACGACATTTCGCGCGTCTATGTCGACTTCCCGGTGCCGGAGACCGAGCTGGCCGAGGTCGCGCCGGGGCAGGCGCTGAGCGGCCGCGTCGGCACCTATGGCGATCGCGTGTTCAACGGCACTGTCGATACCGTGTCCGCGCGGCTCGACACCGCCTCGCGCGCGGCCACCGTGCGCGGCGATTTCCCGAATCCGGAGCGCGCGCTGAGACCGGGCATGTTGGTCGAAGTCAGCGTGGCGCGCGGCACCCGGCCCGCATTGGTGGTGCCGGAAATCGCGGTGCAGCAGATCGGCAGCGAGACCTTCGTGTGGCGGGTGAAGGCCGACGACACGGTGGAGAAGGCGAATGTGGTGGTCGGTGGTCGCGTGCCGGGCAAGGTCATGCTCACCGGCGGCGTGCAGGTCGGCGAGCGCATCGTCACCGAAGGCGTCGGCAAGCTGCAGGCCGGGGCGAAGATCGCCGCAGGCAAGGCCGATGTCGCACCCGCGACCGGCGCGACAAACATGCCGTCGAAGAGCTAAGCGATGAAGCTCTCCGATCTCTCGATCAAGCGGCCGGTGCTGGCCGTGGTGATGAGCCTGCTGCTGATCGTGCTCGGCACGATGTCGTTCCTGCGCCTGACCCTGCGCGAACTGCCGGCCATCGACCCGCCGATCGTCTCGGT
This genomic interval carries:
- a CDS encoding efflux RND transporter periplasmic adaptor subunit; this translates as MTPSFRRSLFPCLLLAMLLSACGKDEAAKQGGPGGRGGGPVPVVVETVRMQDWTDALRALGTVHAREAVTVTAKVSETVQQVHFDSGQQVARGAPLVTLSGQQQLASLASAEATAKEAEQLYKRQEQLANQQLVARASLDAQRATRDAARAQVAQIRANLSDRVIRAPFAGVLGIRQVSPGALVTPGTMIATLDDISRVYVDFPVPETELAEVAPGQALSGRVGTYGDRVFNGTVDTVSARLDTASRAATVRGDFPNPERALRPGMLVEVSVARGTRPALVVPEIAVQQIGSETFVWRVKADDTVEKANVVVGGRVPGKVMLTGGVQVGERIVTEGVGKLQAGAKIAAGKADVAPATGATNMPSKS